CGGACCAGATGAAGCTGCCCAGGGCGGTGAAGATCAGGAAGCGCCCCGTGGGCATCCGCGCCAGTCCCGCCGGGACCGAGATCAGCGTCCGGATCGTCGGCAGGAAGCGTCCGAAGAAGACCGCGGCCCCGCCGTGGCGGGCGAACCAGCCCTGCGCGCGGGTCAGCTCGGACGGGGTCAGGGTCAGCCAGCGGCCATGCCGCGCGACCAGCAGATGCAGGCGGGCAGGCCCGTAGGCGCGGCCCAGGGCATACCAGAACCACGCGCCAAGCGTCGAGCCGATGCCCCCTGCCAGGATCGCCAGCCACAGGGGCGTGCCGCCGCGCGCGGCGTTGAAGCCCGCCAGCGGCATGATCAGTTCGGACGGGATCGGCGGGAAGACGTTTTCCAGCAGCATGAGGGCAGCGATGGCCCAAGCCCCGCCGCCCTCCAGCAATCCGGTGATCCAGTCGAACAAGGATCAGCCCTTCTTCAGGCAGCGATTCCCCAGCAATTCGGCGATCTGCACGGCGTTCAGCGCCGCGCCCTTGCGCAGGTTGTCGCTGACGCACCACAGGTTCAGGCCGTTCTCGACCGTGCCGTCCTGGCGGATGCGGCTGATGAAAGTCGCGTAATCGCCCACGCATTCGATGGGCGTCATGTAGCCGCCGGGCTCGCGCTTGTCGATCACCAGGATGCCGGGGGCCTCGCGCAGGATGTCGCGGGCCTCGTCCTCGTCCAGGAAATCCTCGAACTCGATGTTGATGGATTCCGAATGGCCGACGAAGACAGGCACCCGCACGCAGGTCGCGGTGACCTTGATCGAGGGGTCGATGATCTTCTTGGTCTCGACCACCATCTTCCATTCCTCCTTGGTCGTGCCGTCTTCCATGAAGACGTCGATCTGGGGGATGACGTTGAAGGCGATCTGCTTCTGGAACTTGTTGGGGGCCTTTTCCTGGCCGGGCACGTACATGCCCTTGGTCTGGTCCCACAGCTCGTCCATGCCGTCCTTGCCGGCGCCGCTAACGGACTGATAAGTCGAGACGACCACGCGCTTGATGCGCGCCCGGTCGTGCAGCGGCTTCAGCGCCACCACCATCTGCGCGGTCGAGCAGTTGGGGTTGGCGATGATCATCTTGTTCTTGTAGTCGTGGATCGCCTCGGGGTTCACCTCGGGGACGATCAGCGGGATCTGCGGGTCGTAGCGATAGAGCGAGGAGTTGTCGATCACCACGCAGCCGGCGGCGGCCGCCTTGGGGGCGTGGATCTTGGTCGCGTCCGAGCCGATGGCGAACAGCGCCATGTCCCATCCGGTCCAGTCGAACTGCTCGATATCCTTGATCTTCAAAGTCTTGTTGCCGAAGCTGACCTCGGTTCCCTGGCTGCGGCGCGAGGCCAGGACGGCGATCTCGTCCACCGGGAACTGGCGCTCGGCCAGGATGTTCAGCATTTCGCGGCCCACATTGCCCGTGGCACCGGCGACGACGACTTTGTAACCCATGTCGGGAAACTCCTTTGTCTGCGATCGGGGGCGTCTACCGCAATCGGGGGGTCAAGGGAAGGGTCTTGGCCCGGACCCGGCCGCGCAACGGCAGCGCGCGGTGCTTTCGGTGCCGGGCGCAACGGGGCGCATGGGGCAAGGCCGGGGGGCCAGCAATCGCTGGGAAAACGGCCCGCACCAAGGCGGCACCGGGCAGGCACCGGATGTGCACAGGGCGTACACCGGCATCGGGCGTTGCGTGCAAGGCCCCCGCGCGCCCCGCATCAGGGTCTGACGAGGCTCAGGCGGGGATCGTGGCGCAGCAGGTCCTGGACCCAGGCCGCCTCGGCGGTGAAGTCGTGGGGCACGTCGGCGACCGTGCGGCGGCCCGACAGGCTGAGGCTGGCGAAGAAGTCGAAGCCGTAAAGCGTCAGCGAGGCCAGATCGGCGCGCAGCGCCAGGTCGATCATCATCGCGCCGGTCGTGGGCGGCGCCGCCAGGCGGCCCTGCAGCTGAGCGATGTCGGCCAACGGATGCAGGTAGAAGCCCGGGCTGCGGGCGCTGTCCCAGTCCAGCCGCTTGCGCTTGGGCGACATCCACAGGATGCGGCGCGGCGACAGGCGGGCGCGGTCGGCGTCTGACAGGCGCACGGCCAGCGCCAGCCAGTCGGTGCGGGTGCCGTGGCTGGCCGGATCTGGCAAAGGCGCGCGGTTGATGCGGATGACCAGATCGGCGGCGTCGATGGCCGCGCCGTGGCGGCCCTGCGCCAGTGCCCGGGCATTGCCGATCAGCGCCACATGGCGCCCCGCCAGATCGTCCAGCAGGTCGGGCTGCGGGACCGAAAGGCCGGCCAGGGGCGCCTCGGCCCGGGCCAGGCGGGCGGCCGCGAAGCCCAGCCGGGCGGGCGACAGGTCGGGGACCAGCGCCGAGAGGCTGGATGACAGGCCGAAGGGCAGGCGCGGCGGCATCATGGCCGGGCCAGGAGGTCGCGATAGACCTGCACCAGCGCGCGGGCCTCGCCCTCGATCGCGTGGGTCTGCGCGACATGGGCGCGGGCGGCCTGACCTGCGGCGGCGCGGCCCGAATCGTCGTCCAGCCAGCGGGCCAGCGCCGCCGTCAGCGCCGGGGCGTCGTCGATGGGGACCAGGCTGCCCGTCCGGCCGTCGCGGATCAGCGTCTCGTAGGCGCCGACGCGGGCGGCGACGGTGGGGACGGCGCAGGCGGCGGCCTCCAAGGGCGTCAGGCCGAAACCCTCCCACCGGGCGGGGGCGGCGAAGAGGTCCAGCGCCTGATAATGGCGGATCAGCTGGTCCCATGGCAGCTCGCCCAGAAAGCGGATGCGGTCGGACAGGCCCGCAGCTGTAATGCGGGCCTGCAGCTCGTCGGCGAAGGCGCGGTTGTCGGGCGTGATGCGGCCGGTGAAGATGATCTGCGCGCGGGGGCGGTCGGGCAGCAGGTCCAGCCCCGCCTGCACCAGCAGGTCGACGCCCTTCTGCGCGCGGATGCGCCCGAAGCAGCCGATCAGCAGCGCGTCGGGATCCAGCCCCAGATCGCGGCGCAGGGCGGCGCGGTCGGGGGCGGGGGTGAAGACCTGCGTGTCGACCCCGTGCAGGATGACGGTGGCGGGGCGTTCCAGATAGCTGGCCGCCTGCGGCGAGGTCGCCACCAGCGCATCCTGCTGGCGGATCAGCCAGCGGGTGAAGCCGGTGTGCCGGCGCTGGGCGGCGGACGTGAACAGCAGCCGGTAGCGCCGCCGCAGCAGGCGGCGCAGGATCAGGCCCAGGGCCATCTCCGTGTTGCGCCGCGCATGCCAGACGCGCCAGCGGTCGCGGGGCAGGGTGGCGGCGCGCCACAGCGGGATATGCGGCACCTCGGGCGGCAGGCCGGGGCCGGTGGCCGCGATGGCGATCAGGCGGGCCTGCACCGGGATCAGCCGCACCACCGTCGCCGTCACGCCCGACAGGCGGCGCTTGAGGTTGGGGGCGATCACCAGCGGCGTGTCGGTCATGCGGGGGCCTTGTCGGTTTGCGCGTCGGGCGTCAGGAAATACAGCAGGAACCCCGCGACCAGCGGGATCAGGAAGAACAGCCACAGCATAGCGAAGGCCTGCGCGGGGGGATAGGCGGCCTCGGCCGCCCGGTAGACGGGGCGCGAGGCGAACTGCATGATCCCCACCCCGCCGATCGAGACCATGTTGAGGAAGGTCATCCCGCGCCCCACCAGATGGGGGGGCAGGAAGGACCGGCCATGCGCCATCAGCAGCGGATAGGCCGAGCCGAAGAAGCCCAGCACCACCAGAAGCGCGGTGATGACCGGCAGGGGCAGGGCGGGCTGCGCGATCATCACCGCCATGACCGCGATCATCACGGCCGAGAAGATCATCGTGGCGCGGCGCGGACCGCCCGCCAGCCGCGCGGCGGGTCCCACCGCGAAGCTGCCCGCGACCATCGCCAGCCCCATGGCCAGCGTGACGCGCCCGATCTGGGTCGCGTCGGCGCCGTGGACCTGTTCCAGCCAAGGCGCCGCCCAGAGGCCCCGGATCGCCGCCGTCACCGCATAGTTGACCGCAAACAGCGGCAGGATGAACCAGATCGCGCGCAGCCGCAGGATCTGGCCGAGGGAGCCCTGCGGATGGTCCGACCCCAGACGGGCCGGATCGCGCACGCAGGCCAGCACCAGCGCCGCCACCATCAGCGTCGCCGCGGCCAGCCCCCACAGGGTCTGGCGCCAGCCCAGCCCCTCGATCACCCAGACCAGCGGCGAGGCGCCGAGGATGTTGCCCAGGGAGCCGAAGCCCACCAGCATCCCCGCCAGCATCCCGAAGGCGGCGGGCGGATATTCGCGGGCGAAGATGTAGTAGGGTCCCATCAGCGCCGGAGAGCAGCCGATCCCCAGCAGCGTCATCGCCAGATGCAAGTGCCAGGGCGCCCCGGCCATCGCGAAGAGGATCGCGCCCCCGCATCCGCCGACCGCCAGCAGCCAGGCCACCGTGCGGCGCGGGCCGAAGCGGTCCAGGCTGGCCCCCACCGGCATCTGCATCAGCGCGAAGGCGATGAACCACAGCCCCGAGGACAGGGCCAGGTCCCCCGGCGTGGCGCCGACCTGGTCCTGCAGGACCGGGGCCAGAACCGCCAGGAAGGCGCGATAGAATTGACTGAGCATGTAGGCCAGCACGAGGCTGACCAATCCGGCCGTGACGATGGGCATGTGATCCTCCGTTCCCCGGCGCCACGCTGGTCCAACGGAGGGAAAGCTGCAAGACGTGCAAAACGGGGAGGGGCGGCGTCAGGGGGCGGTGTCGGCCTCGGTGTCCGTCTCGGGGTCGGGCTCCGGGGGCGTGTCGGCGTCGATCACGGTGCCGGGCGCGGCCTGCAGGCCGGGGGTGACGGGGGTGGTGCCGCCGCCCAACTGTTCCAGCCGCGCGATCAGGGCGGGGGCCTCGGGGCCGAGGCGGTCGCAGCTGTCGGGATCGTCGAGGACCGAGAAGGCGGGGCGGAAATACTCGCGGTCATAGGCCAGCGGGTCCAGCCCCAGCCGCGCCCTCAGCGCGTCGGTGGTACCGTTCATCAGCTGCCATTCGGGGTCGCTGACATCGTGGTCGGGACATTCCGAGGTGATCACGTTCATCTGCGCCAGCTCGCGCGCCAGGGCCTGCGCCTCGTCGTCGGACAGGGCCGAGACGTCGGGCAGCGGCACGACCAGCCGGTCGCCCGGCACCCCGTCCTGCGCCATGGCGGGCGACAGAAGCGCGGCCGCGCAGGCCGCGGCGATCCACATGACATTCCGGCTGTTCATCGCTGTCCCCATCGTCGCCCCGGTGTTGCGCGCGAAAGGTCCGCCAGCCGCGCGTCCGGCGCAAGGCAAACTGTCGTGAGCGGTCGGCGGAGCCTTGCCGATCTTGACCGGGGCCCGGGCGGGGTCTAACCCGAACCCGCAGCCCGCGCCCCCCGCGCCGCGGGCCCCAGAAGGAGGGATCATGTCCGACCGCTATTCGCTTCTCATCCTGCCCGGCGACGGGATCGGCCCCGAGGTCATGGCCGAGGTCGTCAAGGTCATCGACTGGTTTCAGGCGAACCGGGGCATGGCCTTCGACGTCAGCCACGACCTGGTCGGCGGCGCGGCCTATGACGCCCATGGCGCGCCCCTGTCGGACGCCACGATGGCACGGGCGCAGGCGGTGGATGCGGTCCTGCTGGGCGCGGTCGGCGGCCCGAAATACGACGCGCTGGACTTCGGCGTGAAGCCCGAGCGCGGCCTGCTGCGCCTGCGCAAGGAGATGGACCTGTTCGCCAACCTGCGCCCCGCGCAATGCTTCGACGCGCTGGCCGATTTCAGCAGCCTCAAGCGCGAGGTCGTGGCCGGCCTCGACATCCTGATCGTGCGCGAGCTGACCAGCGGCATCTATTTCGGCGAGCCGCGCGGCATCCATTCCGACGACAACAACCCGGATAACGAGGGCGGCCGCGTGGGCATCAACACGCAGCGCTATACCAGCGGAGAGATCCGCCGCGTCGCCCGGTCCGCTTTCGAGCTGGCCCGCAAGCGCGGCAACCGGGTCTGTTCGATGGAAAAGGCCAATGTGATGGAATCGGGCATCCTGTGGCGCGAGGAGGTCACCTGGGTCCACCAGCAGGAATATCCCGACGTGGAGCTGTCGCACATGTATGCCGACAACGGCGCCATGCAGCTGGTGCGCAACCCGCGCCAGTTCGACGTGATCGTGACCGACAACCTCTTCGGCGACATCCTGTCGGATGCGGCGGCGATGCTGACGGGCAGCCTGGGGATGCTGCCCTCGGCCAGCCTGGGCGCGCCGATGGCCAATGGCCGGCCCAAGGCGCTCTACGAGCCCGTCCACGGATCGGCCCCCGACATCGCGGGCCAGGGGATGGCCAACCCGATCGCCTGCATCCTCAGCTTTGCGATGGCGCTGCGCTATTCCTTAGGGGAACTGGCCGCCGCCGACGCGCTGGAGGCGGCGGTCGAGCGGGTGCTGGCGGACGGCGTGCGCACCGCCGACCTGATGACCCCCGAGGGGGGACGGCCGGTCGGCACCGCCGAGATGGGCGACCGCATCGTCGCCGCCCTGGAGGCCTGATTGGCGCTGACGGGAAATCTGCGCGGGGCCCTGCTGCAGCTTGCGGCGATGGGCCTCTACGCCACGCATGACGTGGTGATCAAGACGCTGGGCGAGACCTACCCGGCGATGCAGATCCTGTTCTTCGCCTCGCTGCTGTCCTTTCCGCTGGTCTCGATCGTGCTGATGCGCGACCCGCAGCCCGGTACCCTGCGCCCCAACAACCCGGGCTGGGTGGTCCTGCGCACGCTCTGCGCGGTGGTGGCGGGGATGGCGGGGTTCTACGCCTTCTCGACCCTGCCGCTGACGCAGGTCTATGCGATCCTCTTCACCACGCCGCTGCTGATCACCATCCTGTCGATCCCTCTCTTGGGCGAAAAGGTCGGGCTGCATCGCTGGGCCGCGGTGGTGGTGGGCCTGTCGGGCGTGCTGATCGTGCTGCGCCCCGGGGGCCAGGAGCTGCAGATGGGCCATGTCGCGGCGATGGCCGGGGCCGTGGCCAGCGCCATGGCCGCCGTCATCATCCGCCGCCTGGGCCGGGCCGAGCGGCCGATGGTGCTGATGATGTGGCCGATGCTGGGCAACTTCGTGGCCACGGGCGCGGCGCTGTCCGTCGCCTATCAGCCGATGGAGCTGGCCCACCTGGCCCTGACCGGCGTCATCGCGGCGCTGGGCCTGGCGGCCGGGTTCCTGGTCATCCTGGCCTATCGTGCCGGAGAAGCCGCCATCGTCGCGCCCATGCAGTATTCGCAGATCCTCTGGGCCACGATCTATGGCTGGTTCCTGTTCGGCGAGGGGGTGGACCCGGCCACGCTGCTGGGCGCCGGGGTGATCATCG
Above is a window of Paracoccus liaowanqingii DNA encoding:
- a CDS encoding DedA family protein; translated protein: MFDWITGLLEGGGAWAIAALMLLENVFPPIPSELIMPLAGFNAARGGTPLWLAILAGGIGSTLGAWFWYALGRAYGPARLHLLVARHGRWLTLTPSELTRAQGWFARHGGAAVFFGRFLPTIRTLISVPAGLARMPTGRFLIFTALGSFIWSGGLALAGYALEDGYDAVSGWIDPLSTAIVLAIVAAYLWRVVRWRPDLSD
- a CDS encoding aspartate-semialdehyde dehydrogenase, yielding MGYKVVVAGATGNVGREMLNILAERQFPVDEIAVLASRRSQGTEVSFGNKTLKIKDIEQFDWTGWDMALFAIGSDATKIHAPKAAAAGCVVIDNSSLYRYDPQIPLIVPEVNPEAIHDYKNKMIIANPNCSTAQMVVALKPLHDRARIKRVVVSTYQSVSGAGKDGMDELWDQTKGMYVPGQEKAPNKFQKQIAFNVIPQIDVFMEDGTTKEEWKMVVETKKIIDPSIKVTATCVRVPVFVGHSESINIEFEDFLDEDEARDILREAPGILVIDKREPGGYMTPIECVGDYATFISRIRQDGTVENGLNLWCVSDNLRKGAALNAVQIAELLGNRCLKKG
- a CDS encoding glycosyltransferase family 29 protein, producing MMPPRLPFGLSSSLSALVPDLSPARLGFAAARLARAEAPLAGLSVPQPDLLDDLAGRHVALIGNARALAQGRHGAAIDAADLVIRINRAPLPDPASHGTRTDWLALAVRLSDADRARLSPRRILWMSPKRKRLDWDSARSPGFYLHPLADIAQLQGRLAAPPTTGAMMIDLALRADLASLTLYGFDFFASLSLSGRRTVADVPHDFTAEAAWVQDLLRHDPRLSLVRP
- a CDS encoding glycosyltransferase family 4 protein, coding for MTDTPLVIAPNLKRRLSGVTATVVRLIPVQARLIAIAATGPGLPPEVPHIPLWRAATLPRDRWRVWHARRNTEMALGLILRRLLRRRYRLLFTSAAQRRHTGFTRWLIRQQDALVATSPQAASYLERPATVILHGVDTQVFTPAPDRAALRRDLGLDPDALLIGCFGRIRAQKGVDLLVQAGLDLLPDRPRAQIIFTGRITPDNRAFADELQARITAAGLSDRIRFLGELPWDQLIRHYQALDLFAAPARWEGFGLTPLEAAACAVPTVAARVGAYETLIRDGRTGSLVPIDDAPALTAALARWLDDDSGRAAAGQAARAHVAQTHAIEGEARALVQVYRDLLARP
- a CDS encoding MFS transporter; translated protein: MPIVTAGLVSLVLAYMLSQFYRAFLAVLAPVLQDQVGATPGDLALSSGLWFIAFALMQMPVGASLDRFGPRRTVAWLLAVGGCGGAILFAMAGAPWHLHLAMTLLGIGCSPALMGPYYIFAREYPPAAFGMLAGMLVGFGSLGNILGASPLVWVIEGLGWRQTLWGLAAATLMVAALVLACVRDPARLGSDHPQGSLGQILRLRAIWFILPLFAVNYAVTAAIRGLWAAPWLEQVHGADATQIGRVTLAMGLAMVAGSFAVGPAARLAGGPRRATMIFSAVMIAVMAVMIAQPALPLPVITALLVVLGFFGSAYPLLMAHGRSFLPPHLVGRGMTFLNMVSIGGVGIMQFASRPVYRAAEAAYPPAQAFAMLWLFFLIPLVAGFLLYFLTPDAQTDKAPA
- the leuB gene encoding 3-isopropylmalate dehydrogenase gives rise to the protein MSDRYSLLILPGDGIGPEVMAEVVKVIDWFQANRGMAFDVSHDLVGGAAYDAHGAPLSDATMARAQAVDAVLLGAVGGPKYDALDFGVKPERGLLRLRKEMDLFANLRPAQCFDALADFSSLKREVVAGLDILIVRELTSGIYFGEPRGIHSDDNNPDNEGGRVGINTQRYTSGEIRRVARSAFELARKRGNRVCSMEKANVMESGILWREEVTWVHQQEYPDVELSHMYADNGAMQLVRNPRQFDVIVTDNLFGDILSDAAAMLTGSLGMLPSASLGAPMANGRPKALYEPVHGSAPDIAGQGMANPIACILSFAMALRYSLGELAAADALEAAVERVLADGVRTADLMTPEGGRPVGTAEMGDRIVAALEA
- a CDS encoding DMT family transporter, with the translated sequence MTGNLRGALLQLAAMGLYATHDVVIKTLGETYPAMQILFFASLLSFPLVSIVLMRDPQPGTLRPNNPGWVVLRTLCAVVAGMAGFYAFSTLPLTQVYAILFTTPLLITILSIPLLGEKVGLHRWAAVVVGLSGVLIVLRPGGQELQMGHVAAMAGAVASAMAAVIIRRLGRAERPMVLMMWPMLGNFVATGAALSVAYQPMELAHLALTGVIAALGLAAGFLVILAYRAGEAAIVAPMQYSQILWATIYGWFLFGEGVDPATLLGAGVIIASGIYVVWREGRGGVSAHRPATSARLRAEVVTAPKSTILQRLWAPRR